From uncultured Desulfobacter sp.:
GTTTTATAGCTAAATTGCGAAGGCTCTTTGTATCGAACCCCGCCAGCCTGATATCTAAGGCCTTCCCCTTCATGTGGTAACTTTTTTTTGCGACGCCGCAGCTTTTTTTCCTCAACGACTCATTGGTTTTGGGTGACCTGTATCCGGAAATAATCTCGTAACAGGAACGACTGCCGCAGGAATGCTGAATGGTGGAAAGCACATCAAGAAGGTGGGGATCTATGGAATGAACTTCACCGGTACGAAAATCGCGGAAAAAATATTCAATTTTTTCACGCACCGAACCGGTATAGATTTTTGGAGAATAATCTATGGCGATCCTTTCGCCGGTATGGGTGTGGTAGAAACGCAACGGCCGGGGGGGGGATGATAGCGCCAAAACCGATGAGGGGATAACCAACCCCATTGCTGCTTGGGTTGATGCCAGTAAGAACGAACGTCTGCTTATTTTTTTCCTGAGATTTTGATCAGGAATGAAGTTAGTTTTCAAGGTGAAAATCGCTTTCTCATTTTATAGATAATGCTTGATACAACTTCTCATCTCTTCCGTAAATATCTTCATTAAAGTTGATTTGACCGTATTTGTCAACCCATGCAGTTTGATAGGTGATGTGGACAGGTATCGCCGGACGAATTTTAAGCACTTCTCTTTCGCCCAGGTCGATCAGATGATTCACCCGTTCCCGATCCCATTCATCGCCCTTTTTGGTGAGGAGAAATGCTGCCAGTTTCGCCGGTTCCGAAACACGGATACATCCATGACTGAAGGGCCTTGTTTTTTTTGAAAATAATTTTTTTGACGGCGTGTCATGGAGGTATACAAAATACTGGTTGGGAAACATAAATTTTACCCTCCCCAGTGCATTGCCCGGCCCTGGATCCTGGCGAAGTTTGAACCCTGCCATCTCGGACGGGGTGACCGCATGCCAGTCAATGACGGTCGAATCAATCTCAACACTGTTTTTCTGCCAGTTGGAAAAAAGCCGGATGTTATTATCTACAAGATGGTTGGGATTTTTTCTGAGTTTCGGCAGTTCCTCATCCGTGGCAATACTGGGTGGCACATTCCAATATGGATTGAGCTCAAGATATTTGATCTTGTCACTGAATACAGGGGTCTGGTTCTGGAGTTCACCGACAATCACAGGCATGCTGAACTTGAGTGCACCCGCTTCATAGGTAAAAAGCTTGTAGTTGGCGATATTAACCAGAACATACTTATCCCCCAGCGTATGATCATGCCAACGCCATCTTGCCATATTTACCTTTATCTGATCCAACCGTTCCTGTGGCGATTTATTTATTTCACGCATGGTGTTAGGGCCTATGATACCGTCCGGCTCAAGACCATGATACAGCTGGAAGCGAATCACTTTTTTCATCAAATTATCGTCAAAGAGTGAAAGATTGCCCGTCGTTAAACTCT
This genomic window contains:
- a CDS encoding YcbK family protein; this translates as MGLVIPSSVLALSSPPRPLRFYHTHTGERIAIDYSPKIYTGSVREKIEYFFRDFRTGEVHSIDPHLLDVLSTIQHSCGSRSCYEIISGYRSPKTNESLRKKSCGVAKKSYHMKGKALDIRLAGFDTKSLRNLAIKHNNGGVGFYPESDFIHIDTGRKRSW
- a CDS encoding L,D-transpeptidase family protein, with the protein product MICLWLSAAYSNAGEKYLAKAMTDHLQCYPVEMLSFEEQKPIIIKKSVCLAAIYNELGAEPLWVSKEGPGERAEIIFKYLKNAGNEGLDPAVYQVKKIERQWADLSQTSLAELDTLLTYNILKYTHDVSYGQLKPYMVNPKLFAEAGKRGFDPLKMVETIRKTEDLEAFFQSLPPQHGQYKGLQKALIQYSSMTYSGQWRKMILRESIRPGGEDERIIEIRKRIALLENAGVQSLTTGNLSLFDDNLMKKVIRFQLYHGLEPDGIIGPNTMREINKSPQERLDQIKVNMARWRWHDHTLGDKYVLVNIANYKLFTYEAGALKFSMPVIVGELQNQTPVFSDKIKYLELNPYWNVPPSIATDEELPKLRKNPNHLVDNNIRLFSNWQKNSVEIDSTVIDWHAVTPSEMAGFKLRQDPGPGNALGRVKFMFPNQYFVYLHDTPSKKLFSKKTRPFSHGCIRVSEPAKLAAFLLTKKGDEWDRERVNHLIDLGEREVLKIRPAIPVHITYQTAWVDKYGQINFNEDIYGRDEKLYQALSIK